The DNA segment ATGAACACGATGCCCGCCCACAGCAGCGCGTTGCGCCGGCCCAGCGCATCGGACATCCGGCCGCCGATCAGCGAACCGAAGGCCGCGCCGATCAGCAGCGCGCTGGTGATGACGCCCTCCCCGAGGGAGGTGAGGCCGAAGTGGTCCTCCATGAAGGGCAGGGCCCCGGAGATCACTCCGGTGTCGTAGCCGAACAGGGCGCCGCCGAGGGCGGCTATGGCAGCGATGCCGACGATGAAGCGCTTGGCGCCGCGGGCCCGCACGCTCTCGCGCGGGCCGGCGGACGCCACCTGGCTGGTCGGAGCCGCCATCGTCAGCTCCGGCACGCCGCGCGGGACGACCCCGCGGCCGGGGCCGGTGTCGGCGGCGCCGGAGAGCGGCGGGCCGGAGAGCCAGGAGCCGGGGAGCGTCGGGCGGGCGCCGGGCCCAGGGATATGCGGTCGGCGCGGAGCCGGCCGGCGGCGGGGGCGACGTACATGGTGCGGGGCCTTTCGGTGGAACGGGCCGTTCAGCGGGGCGAGCCGTCGGTGCGGCGGGCCTCTCGGTGCGGGGGCGCGGCGGCTCGGGTGCTCGCGGGCGCGGGAGGTCAGAGGCGCGGGCGCCTTTCGGGGGACGGGGTTCAGGGGGCGGACTCTTGAACTGCGACGGGGGTGCCCTCTAGCGGTACAACGCCGGCCGCTCGATCAGTTCGACGGGGACCCGTTCGCCGGTGGTCTGGGCCCGTACGCCCGCCTCGCACACCGCGGCCGCGGCGTAACCGTCCCAGCAGCTGGGGCCCTCTACCTCGCCGCGCCGGGTGGCGTTCACCCAGTGCTGCACCTGCCGGTCGTAGGCCTCCTCGAAGCGCTCCACGAAACCGGGCGGAACGGCGCCGCCCCAGCGGCCCGCGGCATTGCTGAACACGCCGTGGTCGTCACCGATGCGGGCGGTGCCGTTCTCGCAGACCGCCTCGCAGCCGACCTGGTAGCCGAAGCCGCAGTTGACGAAGATCTCGGTGTCCACGACCTGGCCGCCGGCGGTCTCGAACAGGACCAGCTGCGGGTCGCTGAGGCCCTCCGGGGCGTTGCCCGTGGGGGCCGGGCGCAGCACCCGGACCGCGGTGATCTCCTCCTCCAGCAGCCAGCGCGTCACATCGATCTCGTGCACCACCGAGTCGTTGATCATCATCGCGTTGGTGAAGCCGGGCGGGGTGTCGGCGTTGCGGTGCTTGTTGTGCAGCATCAGCGGACGGCCGTGGGCGCCCTGCTCCAGGAGGGACTTGAGGGAGCGGTAGTCCGCGTCGTAACGGCGCATGAAACCGACCTGGACGCGGCGGTGCCCCAGCGCCTGCTCGGCCTCCAGGACCCGCAGCGCGGAGGCGGCGTCCGGCGTCAGCGGCTTCTCGCACAGCACGGGCAGATCCCGCGCGAAGGCCGCCAGCAGCGCCGCCTCGTGCGCGGGCCCGGGCGAGGCGATCAGCACGGCGTCCACCGCGGGGTCGTCCAGGGCGGCGGCCGGGTCCGTGTACGGCGTGCACCCGGTGATGCCGTCGGCGAGGCGCTTGATGCGGTCCGCGTCGATGTCGACCACGGCCGCCACCCGGGCCCCGCTGATCACCTCGTTGATCCGGCGTACGTGGTCGGCGCCCATCCGGCCGGTGCCGATGACCGCCACACCGAGCGTTTCGTGCGAAGTCATGTCGTCCTCAAGTCCTTACGTGCTACGGAGTGTGATGTACGCTGGGAACCGATTACGCTCAGTAATCGTTGCCGGGGTGTGAGGAGGCGTCGTGAGGCATCCGCATGCGAGACATTCCTGTGCGAGACATACCTGCACGGGGCGCCCGCATCAAGGCGCGGATCGCAAGCGGGGCCGGCGTGGCGGCGACCGGCTCAGGCGCCGCAGGAGCGCAGGAAGCGGCGGGTGCGCTCGGCGATGGGGAACGGCTGGTCGGGCGGACAGGGGTACATGTCCTGCTCGACGATGGCGAAGAGGTCGACGTCCAGTTCCTGGGCGGCCTGCAGGACGGGCGGCAGCGCGGGCACGCCGAGCGGCGGTTCGCACATCACGCCCTGCCTGACGGCCGGCCCGAACGGGGTGCCCTTGGCGACCACGTCGCCGAGGATGTCCGGGTCGACCTGCTTGAGGTGGAGGTAGCCGATCCGCTCGCCGTAGGTGCGGATGAGCTTGACGCTGTCGCCGCCGCAGTACGCGTAATGGCCGGTGTCCAGGCAGAGGTTGACCAGGCCGGAGTCGGTGGCGTGCAGGAACCGCTCGACGTGCTCCTCGGTGTCGATGTGGGTGTCGGCGTGCGGGTGGACCACGATGTCCAGCCCGAACTCGTCCCGCACCCGCTTGCCCAGCCGCTCCATGCCGGTGGTCAGGTGCTTCCACTGCTCCACGGTCAGCTCGCGCGGCTCGATCTCCTCGGCGGTCTTGTCGTCCCGCCAGAAGGACGGGATGACGACGAGGTGCTTCGCGTCCATCGCCTGAGTGAGGGTGGCGACCTCGGAGACGTGCGCCCAGGTCTTGTCCCATACGGACGGGCCGTGGTGCAGCGAGGTGAAGATCGTGCCGGCTGAGACCCGCAGGCTGCGGCGGGCGATCTCGTCGTGCAGGACGGCGGGGTCGGTGGGCAGGTAGCCGTACGGGCCGAGTTCGATCCACTCGTAGCCGGCCTCGGCGACCTCGTCCAGGAAGCGCTGCCAGGGGACCTGCTGGTCGTCGTCGGGGAACCAGACTCCCCAGGAGTCGGGGGCGGAACCGACGCGGAGGCGGTCCAGGACGGGCGGGGCGGCATGGGGAACGGACATGCTGCGGCTCTCCTCTCGCCGGTCGGCGGTGACCGGGAGGCGCTGGGGCGGGTCGTTGGGGCGGTTCGTGGGGCACAGCCTCTCTGCCGCCCCGAGGGGTGTCAAGACTTCGTCCTGACATAAGGACTTAAGGACTTTGTGGCGTGGGGTGGCTTGCGGGAGGGGGCGGCGGTCTAGGTCGTCGAGGTCGTCGGGGAAGCCTTCTTCCGGGAGGGGGTGAGGGCTTCGGGCGGGTAGTTCTGCCTGACGTCAGTATGTAAGGACAAATTGTTGACAGGGTCTGGCTGTCCCCGTTAGACCTTTCCTCGGAGCCGAACCTGTCGAACCCGCCGCGCCGGCCGACCCGAAGGGGCGCACATGACCGAGCCGTACGACCTGATCACCATGGGGCGCATCGGAGTCGACATCTATCCGCTGCAGACCGGTGTGTCGCTGGCGCAGGTGGAGACGTTCGGGAAGTTCCTCGGGGGGTCGGCCACCAATGTGGCGGTCGCCGCGGCCCGGCTCGGCCGGCGGAGCGCGGTCATCAGCCGTACCGGGAACGACCCGTTCGGCGACTACCTCCACCAGGCACTGCGCGACTTCGGGGTGGACGACCGCTGGGTGACCCCCGTCGACGCCTATCCGACGCCGGTCACCTTCTGCGAGATTTTTCCGCCGGACGACTTCCCGCTCTACTTCTACCGCCGCCCCAAGGCTCCTGACCTGGTCATCCACCCCGAGGAGCTGGACCGGGACGCGATCGCGGCGGCCCGGATCTTCTGGATCACCGGCACGGGGCTGTGCGAGGAGCCCAGCCGCACCGCGACCCTCGCCGCGCTGGAGGCCCGCGCCAAATCCGGCCCGACCGTCTTCGACCTCGACTGGCGGCCGATGTTCTGGGGCGGCGAGGGCGGGGCCTCCGGGGACGGCGGCGCGAGCGGTGCCGCGGCGATGGCGGCCGCCCGCCCGCATTACGAAGCCGCCCTCCGGTACGCCACCGTGGCCGTCGGCAATGTCGACGAGGCCGAGGTCGCCACCGGGCTGCGCGATCCCGCCGCCTGCGCCCGGGCGCTGCTGGACATGGGCGTGGAGCTCGCCGTCATCAAGCAGGGCCCCAAGGGCGTGCTCGCCGTGCACCGCGACGGCCGCACCGCCGAGGTCCCGCCCACCCCCGTCGAGGTCGTCAACGGCCTGGGCGCCGGCGACTCCTTCGGCGGTTCGCTCTGCCACGGTCTGCTGGCCGGCTGGGACCTGGAGCCGATGATGCGCTACGCCAACGCGGCCGGCGCCCTCGTCGCCTCGCGCCTCGCCTGCTCCTCCGCGATGCCGACGGCCGACGAGGTCGAGGCGTTCCTCGCGGAACGGTGACCCCCATGGCCGTGACCGCCCCACCCTCCTCGTCCCGCCGGCCACCCTCGCCCCCGGCCACCCCGCCGTCACGGCCACCCGCCGTCACGGCCACCACGCCGTTACGGCACCCGGCCCCGTCGGCCACCCGGCCCCCTCGGTCACAGATCCCCCTCGGCCACCCGACCCCAGCAGCCGCCCCGCCCCTCACCCCATCCCCTCCCCGCCCGTGCTCCCCAGAAGGTGAGTTGAGTCTTGAACCCTCGGATCAGTGACCTCGCGACGCTCCGGGCCCGGCATCCCGAAGCCGTCGCGGAGGCCGCCGCGCGCCGCACCCGGCGGCCGCTGCTCGGCGACAGCGGGCGGCTGATGATCATCGCGGCCGATCATCCGGCGCGCGGCGCGCTGGCCGTCGGGGACCGGCGGCTCGCCATGGCCAACCGCCTCGATCTGCTGGAACGGCTGGTTCTGGCGCTGTCCCGGCCCGGCGTGGACGGGGTGCTCGCCACCGCCGACATCCTGGAGGACCTGCTGCTGCTCGGGGCCCTGGAGGAGAAGGTGGTGATGGGCTCCATGAACCGCGGCGGCATCGCGGGTGCCGCCTTCGAGATGGACGACCGGTTCACCGGCCACCGCCCCCAGGACCTGGTCCGGCTCCGCTTCGACGCCGG comes from the Streptomyces angustmyceticus genome and includes:
- a CDS encoding sugar phosphate isomerase/epimerase family protein, whose amino-acid sequence is MSVPHAAPPVLDRLRVGSAPDSWGVWFPDDDQQVPWQRFLDEVAEAGYEWIELGPYGYLPTDPAVLHDEIARRSLRVSAGTIFTSLHHGPSVWDKTWAHVSEVATLTQAMDAKHLVVIPSFWRDDKTAEEIEPRELTVEQWKHLTTGMERLGKRVRDEFGLDIVVHPHADTHIDTEEHVERFLHATDSGLVNLCLDTGHYAYCGGDSVKLIRTYGERIGYLHLKQVDPDILGDVVAKGTPFGPAVRQGVMCEPPLGVPALPPVLQAAQELDVDLFAIVEQDMYPCPPDQPFPIAERTRRFLRSCGA
- the iolC gene encoding 5-dehydro-2-deoxygluconokinase, which codes for MTEPYDLITMGRIGVDIYPLQTGVSLAQVETFGKFLGGSATNVAVAAARLGRRSAVISRTGNDPFGDYLHQALRDFGVDDRWVTPVDAYPTPVTFCEIFPPDDFPLYFYRRPKAPDLVIHPEELDRDAIAAARIFWITGTGLCEEPSRTATLAALEARAKSGPTVFDLDWRPMFWGGEGGASGDGGASGAAAMAAARPHYEAALRYATVAVGNVDEAEVATGLRDPAACARALLDMGVELAVIKQGPKGVLAVHRDGRTAEVPPTPVEVVNGLGAGDSFGGSLCHGLLAGWDLEPMMRYANAAGALVASRLACSSAMPTADEVEAFLAER
- a CDS encoding Gfo/Idh/MocA family protein, with product MTSHETLGVAVIGTGRMGADHVRRINEVISGARVAAVVDIDADRIKRLADGITGCTPYTDPAAALDDPAVDAVLIASPGPAHEAALLAAFARDLPVLCEKPLTPDAASALRVLEAEQALGHRRVQVGFMRRYDADYRSLKSLLEQGAHGRPLMLHNKHRNADTPPGFTNAMMINDSVVHEIDVTRWLLEEEITAVRVLRPAPTGNAPEGLSDPQLVLFETAGGQVVDTEIFVNCGFGYQVGCEAVCENGTARIGDDHGVFSNAAGRWGGAVPPGFVERFEEAYDRQVQHWVNATRRGEVEGPSCWDGYAAAAVCEAGVRAQTTGERVPVELIERPALYR